GCCAGAGTCGCAGGCAGCGGCGATTTTCCCCTTGACTATTTGCCTGTTTTGTTTTATACTAAGGAGCCTTGCGCGGGGCGGCGTGCCCGCATGGGAGGCATCCGCGCCAACAGGCAGGACGTTGACAACAGAGAGCCTCACAGTGCTCCTCTGCGATGGTCTGGAGGTACTGTGCCGACACTGACCGGTCTTTTTCAGAACACTGCGCAAAGACAGACAGAGGCCACGGCCATAGTCTTCAATGAGCACCGCATCGAGTACGGGCGCCTCGAGGAGGCAGTCCGGCGCTTAGCAAAGGGGCTCAAGGGGCTGGGCGTGCAACCGGGTTCGCGCGTGGCTTTGCTGCTGCCCAATTTGCCCCACTTTGTCATCAGTTACTTCGGGGCGCTCTGGGCGGGCGCGGTAGTGGTGCCACTGAACATACTTTTGGGGCGCGAGGAGCTCCACCAGGTGCTGGTCGACAGCGGAGCGCAGGTGGTGATTGCCTGGGGTGGATTCAAAAACACGGTGCTTGCGGCGACCTCTTCCCTCCCGCAACCCGTGCGGCTGGTTTTCCTCGGTGAGCGCATACCGGCCGACGCGCAGAGCCTGACGCACTTGATCGCCCAATCTTCGGCTGACGAGAAGCCGGCCCAGGTGCAGGAAGAAGACACTGCGGCTATCATCTACACGGCCGGGACCACGGGTCCGCCCTTAGGTGTGGAACTGACCCACGCCAACCTGGTCTCGGCAGCCAACATGTGCCGCACCATGCTGCTCTTTTCGCCGAAAGACCGGATTATGGCCGTGCTGCCGCTCTACCACCCGTTCGCCCAGACGGCGGCGATGAATGCCACCATTGATGCGGGCGCGCAGCTTGTCATTCACCATCGCTTCCGGCCCCGCGAGATCCTCAACTCCATCGCTCACAACCAGGTCACCTGCATGGCCGCAGCGCCGGGCATGCTCCAGGCCTTGCTGGCCACTGCCCAGCAGACGGACGACCTGTCGTCGCTGAAGTACTGCCTTACCTCGGGCTCACCCCTGTCCGAGGAGCTTCGGCAGCAATTCGAGGAACGTTTCGCCCAAACCTTGGTCCTTGCGGGCTACGGGTTAACCGAAGCAGCCGGCATCGTCACCAGCAATCGCTTGGATCGCGAGCGGAAACCTGGCTCGGTGGGGCTACCCATGTTGGGCGTGGAGCTCAACATCGTCGACAGTGACAACAGGCCTCTGCGCCCGGGCGAGCATGGCGAGATCGTGGTGAGAGGGCCGAATGTGATGAAGAGCTACCTGAACCGTCCGGAAGAGACCGCCAGGACGCTGAAAGCGGGGTGGCTGCACACGGGCGACATCGGCATGGCGGATGCCGATCATTACTTCTACGTGATTGCCCGCAAGAAGGAGGTCATCTGCAAAGGTGGGTTCCATATTTATCCCCACGAAATCGAGCAGGTGGCGTTGGGGCATCCGGCCGTGGCTGAAGCGGCTGCGGTTGGCGTGCCCGACCCTGTGCAGGGCCAGGAGGTGAAACTGCACGTGGCGCTGAAGCCAGGAGCCACTGCTACTGCCGACGAGCTCATCGCCTTCTGCGCAGAGCACCTGGAGGTCTACAAGCGGCCCAAGACTGTGCAGTTTCATCAAAGCCTGCCCAAAACCCCCACGGGGCGGGTACTCAGGCTGCGGTTGGCGGCAAGCAGCAGTCAAGGCAAATAGCGGCGCGCCGGATAGTCCGACGCGCATCTGACCTATCACAGCAACAAGGAGATAAGGGTGAAAGAGATTACCAGCAAAGACCTGCGGAATATCGCTCTTGTGGCCCATGGCGGCGTAGGCAAGACCTCGCTGGCTGAGGCCATCCTCTTCTCTGCAGGAGAGATCTCCCGTATGGGCACCGTCGAAGACGGCTCGACAGTCTCCGACTACCAGGCAGACGAAATCGAGCGGAAGATCTCCATAAGCGCCTCACTCATGCACTGCCATTGGAAGGACGTCAAGGTCAACATCATCGACGCCCCAGGCTATGCGGATTTCTTCGGCGACGCAGTGAGCGCCCTGCGGGTGGCCGACCTGGCCGTAGTCTTGGTCGATGCCGTATCGGGCATTGCCGTCGGCACCGAGAACGTCATGGAGGTCATCACCAAGCAGGGAACACCGCATCTTTTCTTTGTGAACCGGGAGGACAAAGAGCACGCCAATTTCGAAAAGACAGTGGCGGCCCTGCAGGAGAGGTTCCGACACAACGTGACGGTGCTCCAATTCCCCGTAGGTGAAGGGGTGGAGTTCAGGACGATCGTCGACTTGGTGCACATGAAGCTGGTCACGTTCAGCACCGACGGCAGCGGCAAGTATACCACCGCAGAGATCCCGGCGGAGCTGAAGAGCAAGGCTGATGGCCTGCGCGAAAAGTTAGTGGAAATGGTGGCCGAGTGCGACGACGCCATCCTGGAGAGTTACTTCGAGAAGGGCTCCCTCTCGGCAGAGGAGTTTGCCAAGGGGCTAAAGTCCGGCATCCTCAAAGGCGCCTTGGCCCCGGTGCTGTGCGGCGCCGCCACCAAGAACATCGGCACGCACCTCCTGCTGGACTTTCTCGCCACTTACTGCCCGTCTCCGGCCGACCTCTCGCCGGTGCGGGGAACAGTGCCGGGCACTGGTCAGGAGTGCACACCACCGGTGGACCCGGCAGCACCACTGGCTGCTTTGGTGTTCAAGACCGTGGCAGAGGCACACCTGGGGGAGCTCTCCCTGGTACGGGTTTACACCGGGACGCTGAAGATGGGCGAGGAGGTGCTGAACGCCACCAATGGCTCCACCGAAAAGATTGGCCAAATTTACGCCATGAACGGCAAGACACGTAAAGAGGTGGGCGCACTGGTGGCTGGCGACTGCGGCGCCTTGGTCAAGCTGCGCAATACCCATACAGGCGACTGTCTCACTGCCAAGAAAGATCCCATGCTGCTGCCGGGCATCGTCTTTCCGGCGCCGGTCACCGAGGTGGCCATCGTCCCGAAGAGCAAGGGCGACGAGGAGAAGATTTCCAACGGACTGCAGGCGCTCCGCGATGAAGACCCCAGCTTCACCGTGGAGGTGAACCCCGAGCTCCGGCAGACCATCCTCTCCGGGCAAGGAGAGCTGCACCTGGACGTGATTATCAAGCGGCTCAAGGAGAAATTCGGGGTCGACGTGGACGTGCAGAAGCCACGCATCCCCTACCGCGAGACCATCACCGGCAAAGCCGATGAGAAGTACCGCCACAAGAAACAGACTGGCGGGGCTGGCCAGTTCGCGGAAGTGTGGATGAAGGTGGAACCTTTGCCGCGCGGCGCCGGGTTTGAGTTCGAGAACCAAGTGGTGGGCGGCGCCATCTCCTCGGTGTTCATTCCCTCGGTGGAAAAGGGTGTACGCCAGGTGCTGGAAGAGGGCGCGTTGGCCGGCTACAAGATCGTGGACGTCAAGGCGATTGTCTACGATGGCAAGGAACATCCGGTGGACTCCAAGGATATCGCCTTCCAGATTGCCGGCCGCGAGGTCTTCAAGATGGCCTTTCTCAACGCAAAGCCGATTCTCCTGGAGCCCATCTACGACATCGAGGTGAAGGTTCCCGAGGAGAACATGGGCGAGGTCATGGGCGACCTCTCCAGTCGGCGCGGGCGCATCCTGGGCATGGACTCGGCAGGACACTACCAGATCGTGCGGGCTAAGGTGCCACTGACGGAGCTGCACAAGTACGCCTCCACCTTGCGCTCCATCACCCAAGGTCGTGCCACCTATTCCCGCTCCTTTTCACATTATGAGCCGCTGCCAAAGGAGCTGGAGGCAAGAGTCGTCGAAGAGGCGAAGGCCGAGCGAGAACGAGAGCGCTCCAAGTAGGAACAGCGCAAGAACAGATACCCAGCGCGGGGGCGAGGAGAGAGTCCTCGCCCCCTCCTTTTGCACCGGAGGCTCGGATATGGACACGCTATGGGCACCGTGGCGGATGGAATACATCAAGGCGACCAAGCCGCGTGGCTGCATCTTCTGCACCAAGCCGCGCCAGAGCGATGACCGCCGCAACCTCATCCCCTATCGCGGCGCGCACTGCTTCGTCATCCTCAACTACTACCCCTACAACAACGGCCACTTGATGGTGGTGCCCTACCGCCACGTGGCGGACCTGGCCGAGCTTACTGCCGAGGAGCAAGGGGAAATGATGGCCCTAATTGCCCAAAGCACCCGGGCCCTGACCGTGACGCTGAAACCGCAGGGTTTCAATATCGGCTTCAACCTTGGCAAGGCAGCTGGAGCTGGCGTGGAGGACCACCTCCACTGCCACGTGGTCCCGCGCTGGGTAGGGGACACCAACTACATGCCCATCCTCGGCCACACCAAAGTGGTGCCCGACGCCTTGGAGAACACCTGCGCCACCTTAGCAGAGGCATTTGCTGAGCTGTCGGGGCAAAAGCAGCGTTGAGACCCGGAAGAAGTCAAAGGCTTCTGCCCAGA
This portion of the candidate division KSB1 bacterium genome encodes:
- a CDS encoding AMP-binding protein encodes the protein MPTLTGLFQNTAQRQTEATAIVFNEHRIEYGRLEEAVRRLAKGLKGLGVQPGSRVALLLPNLPHFVISYFGALWAGAVVVPLNILLGREELHQVLVDSGAQVVIAWGGFKNTVLAATSSLPQPVRLVFLGERIPADAQSLTHLIAQSSADEKPAQVQEEDTAAIIYTAGTTGPPLGVELTHANLVSAANMCRTMLLFSPKDRIMAVLPLYHPFAQTAAMNATIDAGAQLVIHHRFRPREILNSIAHNQVTCMAAAPGMLQALLATAQQTDDLSSLKYCLTSGSPLSEELRQQFEERFAQTLVLAGYGLTEAAGIVTSNRLDRERKPGSVGLPMLGVELNIVDSDNRPLRPGEHGEIVVRGPNVMKSYLNRPEETARTLKAGWLHTGDIGMADADHYFYVIARKKEVICKGGFHIYPHEIEQVALGHPAVAEAAAVGVPDPVQGQEVKLHVALKPGATATADELIAFCAEHLEVYKRPKTVQFHQSLPKTPTGRVLRLRLAASSSQGK
- the fusA gene encoding elongation factor G, with translation MKEITSKDLRNIALVAHGGVGKTSLAEAILFSAGEISRMGTVEDGSTVSDYQADEIERKISISASLMHCHWKDVKVNIIDAPGYADFFGDAVSALRVADLAVVLVDAVSGIAVGTENVMEVITKQGTPHLFFVNREDKEHANFEKTVAALQERFRHNVTVLQFPVGEGVEFRTIVDLVHMKLVTFSTDGSGKYTTAEIPAELKSKADGLREKLVEMVAECDDAILESYFEKGSLSAEEFAKGLKSGILKGALAPVLCGAATKNIGTHLLLDFLATYCPSPADLSPVRGTVPGTGQECTPPVDPAAPLAALVFKTVAEAHLGELSLVRVYTGTLKMGEEVLNATNGSTEKIGQIYAMNGKTRKEVGALVAGDCGALVKLRNTHTGDCLTAKKDPMLLPGIVFPAPVTEVAIVPKSKGDEEKISNGLQALRDEDPSFTVEVNPELRQTILSGQGELHLDVIIKRLKEKFGVDVDVQKPRIPYRETITGKADEKYRHKKQTGGAGQFAEVWMKVEPLPRGAGFEFENQVVGGAISSVFIPSVEKGVRQVLEEGALAGYKIVDVKAIVYDGKEHPVDSKDIAFQIAGREVFKMAFLNAKPILLEPIYDIEVKVPEENMGEVMGDLSSRRGRILGMDSAGHYQIVRAKVPLTELHKYASTLRSITQGRATYSRSFSHYEPLPKELEARVVEEAKAERERERSK
- a CDS encoding HIT domain-containing protein produces the protein MDTLWAPWRMEYIKATKPRGCIFCTKPRQSDDRRNLIPYRGAHCFVILNYYPYNNGHLMVVPYRHVADLAELTAEEQGEMMALIAQSTRALTVTLKPQGFNIGFNLGKAAGAGVEDHLHCHVVPRWVGDTNYMPILGHTKVVPDALENTCATLAEAFAELSGQKQR